A genomic region of Populus nigra chromosome 11, ddPopNigr1.1, whole genome shotgun sequence contains the following coding sequences:
- the LOC133668224 gene encoding GDSL esterase/lipase At1g29670-like, with the protein MADKIKVWCFLLFLLMLVSNLQNCAHAAPQVPCFFIFGDSLADSGNNNNLVTAAKANYRPYGIDFPNGTTGRFTNGRTVVDIIGELLGFNQFIPPFATARGRDILVGVNYASGAAGIRDETGRQLGDRISLNEQLQNHAATFNRSIQLLGTKQAAENYLNKCLYYVSLGSNDYLNNYFMPSNYTTSRLYTPDQYAKVLIDQYSQQIKLLYHLGARKIALPGLGPMGSLPYASSTLCPNNLSCVTDINNAVLPFNAGLVSLVGHLNRELNDARFIYLNSTGILSSADPSVLGFRVTNVGCCPARSDGQCIQDTCQNRTEYAFWDEIHPTEALNQFTARRSYNAILPSDAYPTDISHLIS; encoded by the exons ATGGCAGACAAGATCAAAGTATGGTGCTTCCTACTTTTCCTATTGATGCTGGTGTCGAATTTGCAAAATTGTGCTCATGCCGCTCCACAGGTgccttgttttttcatatttggagACTCGTTGGCGGATAgtggcaacaacaacaaccttGTCACAGCTGCTAAGGCCAATTACCGCCCATATGGAATTGACTTCCCTAATGGAACCACCGGAAGGTTTACTAATGGCCGAACCGTAGTGGATATCATTG GTGAACTTCTGGGCTTTAACCAATTTATTCCACCATTTGCAACTGCTAGAGGCAGAGACATATTGGTTGGTGTTAACTATGCATCTGGGGCTGCAGGGATTCGTGATGAGACTGGAAGGCAACTG GGTGATAGAATCAGCCTAAATGAGCAATTGCAAAATCATGCTGCTACATTCAATCGCTCGATTCAATTACTAGGGACCAAGCAGGCAGCAGAAAATTACCTTAATAAGTGCTTATATTATGTCAGCTTGGGCAGTAATGACTACTTAAACAACTACTTCATGCCTAGCAATTATACAACAAGCCGATTATACACCCCAGATCAATATGCCAAGGTTTTAATTGACCAGTACAGTCAGCAAATAAAG CTTCTGTACCACCTAGGAGCCAGGAAAATTGCCTTGCCTGGACTTGGACCAATGGGCAGCCTTCCTTACGCATCTTCTACTCTATGCCCCAACAATCTCTCTTGTGTGACCGATATAAACAACGCAGTCCTCCCTTTTAACGCAGGACTCGTATCACTTGTTGGTCATCTGAATAGAGAGTTGAATGACGCACGCTTTATATACTTGAATTCTACTGGGATATTGTCATCTGCCGATCCTTCTGTGCTCG GGTTTAGGGTTACAAACGTTGGATGTTGTCCAGCACGTAGTGATGGCCAATGCATTCAAGACACATGCCAAAATAGGACTGAATATGCGTTTTGGGATGAAATTCATCCTACCGAAGCTTTGAACCAATTCACTGCAAGAAGATCGTACAATGCCATTCTTCCATCTGATGCTTATCCAACCGATATCAGTCATTTAATCAGTTAA